Proteins encoded in a region of the Rhizobium sp. CC-YZS058 genome:
- the trmFO gene encoding methylenetetrahydrofolate--tRNA-(uracil(54)-C(5))-methyltransferase (FADH(2)-oxidizing) TrmFO, with protein sequence MTNASSLPPIHVIGGGLAGSEAAWQIAEAGIPVILHEMRGLRPTEAHKTDHLAELVCSNSFRSDDATSNAVGVLHAEMRLAGSLIMACADRNQVPAGGALAVDREGFSAAVTKAIASHPLIRLERGEVQGLPPQDWGLSIVATGPLTAPALAAAIQAETGADALAFFDAIAPIVHTETIDMDICWFQSRYDKVGPGGTGRDYINCPMDEAQYNAFIDALVAGDRTGFKEWEGTPYFDGCLPIEVMAERGRETLRHGPMKPMGLTNAHRPDVKPYAVVQLRQDNALGTLYNMVGFQTKLKYGAQAEVFRLIPGLEQAEFARLGGLHRNTYINSPILLDGSLRLKSRPSLRFAGQITGCEGYVESASIGLLAGRFASAEHRGETPVLPPATTAFGALLGHITGGHLTAEDEVGKSSFQPMNVNFGLFPPLEPGAITKPEGVKRFRGKEKAIVKKQLTAARALADCAAWLEGPVRLPRSA encoded by the coding sequence ATGACAAACGCTTCTTCCCTCCCCCCCATTCATGTCATCGGCGGCGGCCTGGCCGGCAGCGAGGCTGCCTGGCAGATCGCCGAAGCCGGCATTCCCGTGATCCTGCACGAAATGCGCGGCCTGCGGCCAACGGAAGCGCACAAGACCGATCATCTCGCCGAGCTCGTCTGCTCCAACTCCTTCCGCTCGGATGACGCAACCAGCAATGCCGTCGGCGTTCTGCATGCGGAAATGCGGCTGGCGGGATCGCTGATCATGGCCTGCGCCGATCGCAACCAGGTCCCCGCCGGCGGCGCTCTGGCGGTGGACCGGGAGGGCTTCTCCGCCGCAGTCACGAAGGCGATTGCCAGCCACCCGCTGATCCGCCTGGAACGCGGAGAGGTTCAGGGTCTGCCGCCGCAGGACTGGGGTCTTTCGATCGTCGCGACGGGTCCCTTGACCGCGCCGGCCCTCGCCGCCGCCATCCAGGCGGAGACCGGTGCGGATGCGCTGGCCTTCTTCGATGCCATTGCCCCGATCGTCCACACCGAAACGATCGACATGGATATCTGCTGGTTCCAGTCGCGCTACGACAAGGTCGGGCCGGGCGGCACAGGACGCGACTACATCAACTGCCCGATGGACGAGGCCCAATACAACGCCTTCATCGACGCGCTGGTGGCAGGCGATCGCACCGGATTCAAGGAATGGGAAGGCACGCCCTATTTCGATGGCTGCCTGCCGATCGAGGTCATGGCGGAGCGAGGCCGCGAAACCCTGCGCCACGGCCCGATGAAGCCGATGGGGCTGACCAATGCGCACCGCCCGGATGTGAAGCCCTATGCCGTCGTCCAGCTGCGCCAGGACAATGCGCTCGGCACGCTTTACAACATGGTCGGGTTCCAGACGAAGTTGAAATACGGCGCACAGGCGGAAGTATTCCGCCTGATTCCCGGTCTCGAACAGGCGGAATTCGCACGGCTCGGCGGGCTGCATCGCAACACCTACATCAACTCGCCGATCCTGCTCGACGGGTCGCTGCGTCTGAAATCCCGACCGTCACTGCGCTTTGCCGGCCAGATCACCGGCTGCGAAGGCTATGTGGAAAGTGCGAGCATCGGCCTGCTTGCCGGTCGGTTCGCCAGTGCCGAGCATCGCGGCGAAACCCCCGTCCTCCCGCCGGCGACAACGGCCTTCGGGGCCCTGCTCGGCCACATCACCGGCGGACATCTGACCGCCGAGGACGAAGTCGGGAAATCCTCATTCCAGCCGATGAACGTCAATTTCGGACTGTTCCCGCCGCTGGAGCCCGGGGCCATCACCAAGCCCGAGGGCGTCAAGCGGTTTCGCGGCAAGGAAAAGGCGATCGTCAAGAAGCAGCTTACAGCAGCGCGCGCCCTGGCCGATTGCGCCGCCTGGCTCGAAGGCCCGGTCAGACTGCCCCGATCGGCGTAG
- the gltA gene encoding citrate synthase gives MADKSATVTVNEKSVDVPVRSGSIGPDVVDIGTLYKQTGCFTYDPGFTSTASCESKITYIDGDEGVLLHRGYPIEQLAEQGDFLEVCYLLLYGELPTAAQKKDFDHRVTHHTMVHEQMSRFFTGFRRDAHPMAVMCGCVGALSAFYHDSTDITDPHQRMVASLRMIAKMPTLAAMAYKYHVGQPFVYPKNDLDYASNFLRMCFAVPCEEYVVNPVLARAMDRIFILHADHEQNASTSTVRLAGSSGANPFACIAAGIACLWGPAHGGANEAALNMLAEIGTVDRIPEYVARAKDKNDPFRLMGFGHRVYKNYDPRAKIMQKTTHEVLAELGHKDDPLLEVAMELERIALTDSYFIEKKLYPNIDFYSGITLKALGFPTTMFTVLFALARTVGWIAQWNEMIEDPEQRIGRPRQLYIGEPKRDYVPVPKR, from the coding sequence ATGGCAGATAAAAGTGCAACGGTAACGGTCAATGAAAAGTCCGTCGACGTGCCGGTGCGATCCGGTTCGATCGGGCCGGATGTCGTCGATATCGGCACGCTCTACAAGCAGACCGGCTGTTTCACCTACGACCCCGGCTTCACCTCGACCGCATCCTGCGAATCCAAGATCACCTATATCGATGGCGATGAAGGCGTTCTCCTGCATCGCGGCTACCCGATCGAGCAGCTGGCCGAGCAGGGCGACTTCCTCGAGGTCTGCTACCTCCTCCTCTATGGCGAACTCCCGACCGCTGCGCAGAAGAAGGATTTCGACCATCGCGTGACGCACCACACCATGGTGCACGAGCAGATGAGCCGCTTCTTCACCGGCTTCCGCCGCGACGCCCACCCCATGGCCGTCATGTGCGGTTGCGTCGGCGCGCTGTCGGCCTTCTACCATGACTCGACCGACATCACCGATCCGCACCAGCGGATGGTGGCCAGCCTGCGCATGATCGCCAAGATGCCGACCCTGGCAGCCATGGCCTACAAGTATCATGTCGGCCAACCCTTCGTGTATCCGAAGAACGATCTCGATTACGCGTCCAACTTCCTGCGCATGTGCTTTGCCGTGCCGTGCGAGGAATATGTCGTCAATCCGGTTCTGGCCCGCGCCATGGACCGCATCTTCATCCTGCATGCCGATCACGAGCAGAACGCTTCCACCTCGACCGTCCGCCTCGCCGGCTCGTCGGGCGCCAATCCCTTCGCCTGCATCGCCGCCGGCATCGCCTGCCTCTGGGGTCCGGCTCATGGCGGCGCCAACGAAGCCGCGCTCAACATGCTCGCCGAAATCGGCACGGTCGATCGCATCCCGGAATATGTGGCACGCGCCAAGGACAAGAACGATCCGTTCCGCCTGATGGGCTTCGGTCACCGGGTCTACAAGAACTACGATCCGCGCGCCAAGATCATGCAGAAGACCACGCACGAAGTTCTGGCGGAACTCGGCCACAAGGACGATCCGCTGCTCGAAGTTGCGATGGAACTGGAGCGGATCGCGCTGACCGACAGCTACTTCATCGAGAAGAAGCTGTACCCGAACATCGACTTCTATTCGGGTATCACGCTGAAGGCGCTCGGCTTCCCCACCACCATGTTCACCGTCCTCTTCGCGCTGGCCCGCACCGTCGGCTGGATCGCACAGTGGAACGAGATGATCGAGGATCCGGAACAGCGCATCGGCCGTCCGCGCCAGCTCTATATCGGCGAACCGAAGCGCGACTACGTTCCCGTCCCGAAGCGCTGA
- a CDS encoding ComEC/Rec2 family competence protein: MSTLGERAALREGEEPRAEAVIPPPLLRGDPAAAARPRGRPGVALPALRRSIPQWMAEERAFGHLFLLLPVAMGLGALLWFQMPRPPHFAFLAVLTCIFAVAACRVRHAGGLGPCVIALASAGLFGMMAAAVETGRADTILLDSAVTTTVTGRVMSREVAGEERFRYTVRIDHTSAPHLRRPPRLISLLVRGVAEPVEVGRRVRGRLRLAPPSGPALPGLNDFAFDAYFRGQGAVGYAYGRLEVLPDETQSVGLPDRTFTALSQVRELVGARIRTTIGGDAGAVAAALVTGEERAISEETVEALRLSGLGHVLAISGMNMVLAAGTLLIGLRLLLATLPGLAHRVAIKKIAASGALLLVTLYLLMSGGAVSAVRSYVMIGLMLIAVFLDRPSITLRNIALAALLILAVQPSAVAGPGFQMSFSATLALVALYARWRDIQARRERSAVLPAWAQTGLTAFSGLVLSAVIGGISTLIYAAAHFNRLPAYGLLGNLLVMPLIGTVIMPSALLTMLLMPLGLDSPALFLFGWSVEAMLAAARFVAGLGGQIITGQIPAMAFLLIALGGCLACVFRTPLAVSGLLLIAIGLVIAALTPLPAPAVIIAEDGRLVALEARGATASNRARPPAFIYDQWQRALRLPPHRAPKEREDLTLPDFLLPPRPHPGGRLPPPGDKDGIKQKRDALAGAAEEGVFTCVPRQWCAARLRSGDLLMTVEDVRLVGFACDVAAIVVTGSSPRFPGCRSGALLFTAASLRRSGAVMLFPDPGAARGYRMDASFGPLNRPWQRHRTYDWRQDRFEPDEESDAAPQ, from the coding sequence GTGAGCACGCTCGGCGAGCGCGCAGCCTTGCGCGAGGGGGAGGAGCCGCGGGCGGAGGCGGTCATTCCACCCCCTTTGTTGCGTGGCGATCCGGCTGCGGCCGCAAGACCTAGAGGTCGGCCCGGCGTGGCCCTTCCCGCCCTCCGGCGGTCGATCCCGCAGTGGATGGCCGAGGAGCGCGCCTTCGGTCATCTCTTTCTCCTCCTGCCGGTGGCGATGGGGCTGGGGGCTCTCCTCTGGTTCCAGATGCCCAGACCCCCTCATTTTGCATTTCTTGCAGTGCTGACATGCATTTTTGCCGTAGCGGCATGTCGCGTTCGCCATGCCGGCGGGCTGGGACCATGCGTGATCGCCCTCGCTTCGGCTGGTCTGTTCGGCATGATGGCGGCGGCGGTCGAGACCGGCCGTGCCGACACGATCCTCCTCGACAGTGCGGTGACGACGACCGTGACGGGGCGCGTCATGTCGCGCGAGGTCGCGGGCGAGGAACGCTTTCGCTACACTGTTCGGATCGATCACACGAGCGCCCCGCATCTGCGCCGTCCGCCAAGGCTCATCAGCCTTCTCGTCCGCGGCGTTGCGGAGCCTGTGGAGGTGGGGCGCCGTGTGCGCGGCCGGCTTCGGCTTGCGCCGCCGTCCGGGCCGGCGCTGCCCGGCCTGAACGACTTTGCCTTCGACGCCTATTTTCGCGGGCAGGGTGCGGTCGGCTACGCCTATGGTCGGCTGGAGGTTCTGCCGGACGAGACGCAGTCGGTCGGTCTTCCCGATCGTACGTTCACTGCGCTCTCACAAGTCCGGGAATTGGTCGGCGCGCGCATTCGCACCACGATCGGCGGGGATGCCGGCGCGGTGGCGGCGGCGCTGGTCACCGGCGAGGAGCGGGCGATCAGCGAGGAGACCGTCGAGGCGCTGCGGCTGTCGGGCCTCGGCCACGTGCTCGCGATCTCCGGCATGAACATGGTGCTGGCGGCCGGGACCTTGCTGATCGGGCTGCGCCTCCTTCTCGCCACGCTGCCGGGCCTTGCGCACCGAGTCGCCATCAAGAAGATCGCCGCCAGCGGCGCCCTCCTGCTTGTCACGCTCTACCTGCTGATGTCGGGCGGCGCCGTTTCGGCCGTCCGGTCCTATGTCATGATCGGGTTGATGCTGATCGCCGTCTTTCTGGATCGACCGTCAATCACGCTGCGGAACATCGCCTTGGCCGCGCTTCTCATCCTTGCGGTTCAGCCCTCCGCAGTGGCAGGACCCGGGTTCCAGATGTCCTTTTCGGCAACGCTGGCGCTTGTCGCGCTCTATGCCCGCTGGCGCGATATCCAGGCGCGGCGGGAGCGCTCCGCCGTGCTGCCTGCCTGGGCGCAGACGGGCCTGACCGCTTTTTCCGGACTTGTCCTGAGCGCCGTCATCGGCGGCATCTCGACCCTCATCTATGCGGCGGCGCATTTCAACCGGCTTCCGGCCTATGGCTTGCTCGGAAACCTGCTGGTCATGCCGCTGATCGGCACGGTCATCATGCCATCGGCGCTGCTCACCATGCTGCTCATGCCGCTCGGTCTCGATTCTCCGGCTTTGTTTCTCTTCGGCTGGAGCGTGGAGGCCATGCTTGCCGCGGCCCGCTTCGTTGCGGGGCTCGGTGGGCAGATCATCACGGGCCAGATCCCTGCGATGGCCTTCCTGCTGATCGCACTCGGCGGCTGTCTTGCCTGCGTCTTCCGCACGCCGCTCGCCGTGTCCGGTCTTCTCTTGATTGCCATCGGTCTCGTCATCGCCGCGCTGACACCGCTGCCCGCTCCGGCCGTCATCATCGCGGAAGATGGTCGGCTCGTGGCGCTGGAGGCGCGAGGGGCGACGGCCAGCAATCGCGCGCGTCCGCCGGCCTTCATCTATGACCAGTGGCAGAGGGCGCTGCGCCTGCCGCCGCATCGGGCGCCGAAGGAGCGTGAGGACCTCACGCTTCCTGACTTCCTGCTGCCGCCGCGTCCGCATCCGGGTGGCCGTCTTCCGCCGCCTGGGGATAAGGACGGGATCAAGCAGAAGCGCGATGCGCTTGCCGGCGCTGCGGAGGAGGGGGTCTTCACCTGCGTGCCGCGACAATGGTGTGCCGCGCGCCTTCGATCGGGCGACCTGCTGATGACCGTCGAGGATGTGCGTCTCGTGGGTTTCGCCTGCGATGTGGCAGCCATCGTGGTCACCGGCTCCAGCCCGCGCTTTCCCGGGTGTCGAAGCGGTGCATTGCTCTTCACCGCCGCAAGTTTGAGGCGCAGCGGCGCCGTCATGCTCTTCCCTGATCCGGGCGCAGCGCGAGGCTATCGCATGGACGCCAGCTTCGGCCCGCTCAACCGCCCCTGGCAGCGGCACAGGACCTATGACTGGCGGCAGGATCGGTTCGAACCCGACGAAGAGAGCGACGCGGCTCCGCAATAA
- the exbB gene encoding tonB-system energizer ExbB translates to MRLSVLCRSPRRLAPAACLLLALVAAGPAAAQQADGSGNPPPTAMAPSGPVPDEAAAAGDGPRPAGDAQPGATAASGLPHDLSPIGMFLAADYVVKGVMGALALASVATWAILIGKTLELSAAKRRARRAVDRLVAAAGLADASRGEDLAGPAAAMLAAAREEVTRSEMVIDLVPGQGVKERVASRLARIEAAAGRRIAVGTGLLATIGSISPFVGLFGTVWGIMNSFIGISRSQTTNLAIVAPGIAEALLATAIGLVAAIPAVVIYNIFARSIIGYRAVLADASSAVERLLSRDLDLRLARRGAAPAAEAGLARSR, encoded by the coding sequence ATGCGCCTGTCCGTCCTCTGCCGCTCGCCGCGTCGCCTTGCTCCTGCTGCCTGCCTTCTGCTGGCCCTGGTTGCAGCTGGTCCAGCCGCGGCCCAGCAGGCGGACGGCAGCGGCAATCCGCCGCCAACTGCCATGGCCCCGAGCGGCCCTGTTCCCGATGAAGCCGCAGCAGCGGGAGATGGTCCTCGGCCGGCTGGGGACGCACAGCCTGGCGCGACCGCTGCCTCCGGCCTGCCGCACGATCTCTCTCCGATCGGAATGTTCCTCGCGGCAGATTACGTCGTGAAGGGCGTGATGGGCGCGCTTGCGCTGGCTTCGGTCGCGACCTGGGCGATCCTGATCGGCAAGACGCTGGAACTTAGTGCGGCCAAGCGGCGCGCGCGCAGGGCCGTCGATCGTCTCGTGGCCGCCGCGGGCCTGGCCGATGCGTCTAGAGGCGAGGATCTGGCGGGACCGGCGGCGGCAATGCTGGCCGCAGCGCGGGAAGAGGTGACGCGGTCCGAGATGGTGATCGACCTCGTTCCGGGGCAGGGCGTGAAGGAACGGGTTGCCTCGCGGCTCGCCCGCATCGAGGCGGCCGCCGGACGGAGGATCGCTGTCGGGACGGGCCTCCTTGCGACGATCGGCTCCATTTCCCCCTTCGTCGGCCTGTTCGGCACCGTCTGGGGCATCATGAACAGCTTCATCGGGATCAGCCGGTCGCAGACCACCAACCTCGCCATCGTGGCGCCAGGGATTGCCGAGGCGCTGCTCGCCACCGCCATCGGCCTCGTCGCCGCCATCCCCGCCGTCGTCATCTACAACATCTTCGCCCGCTCGATCATCGGCTATCGCGCCGTTCTGGCCGATGCTTCATCGGCAGTGGAGCGCCTTTTGAGCCGCGATCTCGATCTGCGTCTGGCGCGCCGCGGCGCGGCACCCGCCGCCGAGGCGGGCCTGGCGAGGAGCCGCTGA
- the exbD gene encoding TonB system transport protein ExbD, with the protein MATRLGDKGGDLEENSEINVTPFIDVMLVLLIIFMVAAPLATVDTKVDLPQSAAQPSPRDDKPVFVTLKADLSLTLGNDAVAREGFASALDAMTNGAKETRVLLRADKSVAYEQLMGMMNLIQQAGYTKIGLVGLEAQPMR; encoded by the coding sequence ATGGCGACGCGTCTCGGCGACAAAGGCGGCGATCTTGAGGAAAACAGCGAGATCAACGTCACCCCCTTCATCGATGTCATGCTGGTGCTGCTGATCATCTTCATGGTCGCCGCGCCCTTGGCGACCGTCGACACCAAGGTCGATCTGCCCCAATCCGCCGCCCAGCCAAGCCCGCGCGACGACAAGCCCGTCTTCGTCACCTTGAAGGCCGATCTCAGCCTGACGCTCGGCAATGACGCGGTCGCACGCGAGGGTTTCGCGAGCGCGCTCGACGCGATGACGAACGGAGCCAAGGAAACGCGTGTTCTTCTGCGGGCCGACAAGAGTGTCGCCTATGAGCAATTGATGGGAATGATGAACCTGATCCAGCAGGCCGGATATACGAAGATCGGTCTGGTCGGCCTGGAAGCCCAACCGATGCGGTGA
- a CDS encoding protein-L-isoaspartate O-methyltransferase produces MDFQAARTKMVDNQIRTTDVTSHSVLSAFLSVPREAFVPERKKALAYIDTDIALSDAEGGRYLMEPSPLAKLLQFAEIAKSDSVLEIGSGTGYGAALLAHIATQVVALESDDALAATAKDTLASLGLSTVTVVTGPLEAGCPKLAPFDVIFIHGAVETVPPGLLDQLKDGGRLVAVVGYGNASRAKLFLREGARTSERLGFNTAVKALPGFRLAKEFVF; encoded by the coding sequence ATGGATTTTCAGGCAGCGCGGACCAAGATGGTCGACAATCAGATCCGGACGACCGATGTGACGTCGCATTCGGTGCTTTCCGCCTTCCTTTCCGTGCCGCGTGAAGCTTTCGTCCCAGAGCGCAAGAAGGCGCTCGCCTATATCGACACCGACATCGCCCTCTCGGACGCCGAGGGTGGCCGCTACCTGATGGAGCCGTCGCCGCTCGCCAAGCTCCTGCAGTTTGCCGAGATCGCCAAAAGCGACAGCGTACTCGAGATCGGCAGCGGAACGGGCTATGGCGCGGCTCTCCTCGCCCATATCGCGACCCAGGTTGTTGCGCTGGAGAGCGATGACGCGCTTGCCGCCACGGCGAAAGACACGTTGGCGTCGCTGGGGCTCTCCACCGTCACCGTCGTGACCGGCCCGCTCGAGGCCGGCTGCCCGAAGCTGGCGCCCTTCGATGTCATCTTCATCCACGGTGCCGTCGAAACCGTTCCGCCGGGTCTGCTTGACCAATTGAAGGATGGCGGACGCCTGGTGGCCGTGGTCGGCTACGGCAATGCCTCGCGCGCCAAGCTGTTCCTGCGCGAAGGGGCTCGCACGTCGGAGCGTCTTGGCTTCAACACCGCCGTCAAGGCGCTTCCGGGCTTCCGGCTCGCCAAGGAATTTGTATTCTAG
- a CDS encoding TolC family outer membrane protein: protein MLRSKRLMTAVAFALVFPALASAETLSDALAKAYANNPDLNAARAALRAADEGVPIAKSGYRPQVGAQILRTTQVIDSDGSPRRESYSTGSAGITITQRIFDGFQTLNNVRANESIVFSGRAQLRANEISILLSAAEAYANIARDQQVVAIRRQNLAFLKEQLNAADSRLQAGEGTRTDVSQAEAELASAQALLVNAVSQLKQSEAAYVQIVGDAPRDVKQPVPAKIGMPRTLDLAVATGLRDNPSIFAAQYNVDAAGYRVKQAEGTMLPGVTIQGNVSRETSDTDRPNSVQGTITARLEIPIYQGGAEYGQIRQAKERLGQQRILVDSARAEVQQTVVSAYAQYEAAVAAISANKQQIRAATQALNGVIEERKVGQRTTLDVLDAQQSVLIAKESLASSQRNAVVASYSLLAAMGALTVTGQNLQVAEYRPEIHYEAVQDKWFGLRTVDGR from the coding sequence ATGCTTCGCAGCAAGCGATTGATGACAGCAGTGGCCTTTGCCCTTGTATTCCCGGCTCTTGCATCGGCTGAGACTTTGAGCGACGCCCTGGCAAAGGCCTATGCGAACAATCCTGACCTGAACGCGGCCCGTGCCGCGCTGCGCGCCGCAGACGAAGGCGTGCCGATCGCGAAATCCGGATACCGCCCGCAGGTCGGCGCGCAGATCCTGCGCACCACGCAGGTGATCGATTCTGACGGCTCGCCACGAAGGGAGAGCTACAGCACCGGCTCCGCCGGCATCACCATCACGCAGCGAATCTTCGACGGCTTCCAGACCCTCAACAATGTGCGCGCCAACGAATCGATCGTCTTCTCCGGTCGCGCGCAGCTGCGTGCCAACGAGATCTCGATCCTTCTGAGCGCTGCCGAAGCCTATGCCAATATCGCCCGCGACCAGCAGGTTGTGGCCATTCGTCGGCAGAACCTGGCGTTCCTGAAAGAACAGCTGAACGCGGCGGATTCGCGGCTGCAGGCGGGCGAGGGCACGCGCACCGACGTCAGCCAGGCCGAGGCCGAGCTTGCCAGCGCGCAGGCTCTGCTGGTCAATGCCGTGTCGCAGCTCAAGCAGAGCGAGGCGGCCTATGTGCAGATCGTCGGCGATGCGCCGCGCGATGTGAAGCAGCCGGTGCCGGCCAAGATCGGCATGCCGCGCACGCTTGATCTCGCCGTCGCAACCGGGCTGCGGGACAATCCGAGCATCTTCGCCGCCCAGTACAATGTCGATGCGGCAGGCTACCGGGTGAAGCAGGCGGAAGGCACCATGCTGCCCGGCGTGACGATCCAGGGCAATGTCTCGCGCGAGACAAGCGACACCGACCGGCCGAACAGCGTGCAGGGCACGATCACGGCGCGGCTTGAAATTCCGATCTACCAGGGTGGCGCCGAATATGGCCAGATTCGCCAGGCCAAGGAGCGGCTCGGCCAGCAGCGTATCCTCGTCGACTCCGCGCGGGCCGAGGTGCAGCAAACCGTCGTCAGCGCCTATGCCCAGTACGAGGCGGCGGTCGCGGCGATCTCCGCCAACAAGCAGCAGATCCGCGCCGCGACGCAGGCGCTGAACGGCGTGATCGAGGAGCGCAAGGTCGGTCAGCGCACCACGCTCGACGTGCTCGACGCGCAGCAGAGCGTGCTGATCGCCAAGGAAAGCCTTGCTTCGTCGCAGCGCAACGCCGTCGTCGCCAGCTATTCGCTGCTCGCTGCCATGGGCGCGCTGACCGTGACGGGCCAGAACCTTCAGGTCGCCGAATATCGTCCCGAAATCCACTACGAGGCCGTGCAGGACAAATGGTTCGGGCTGCGCACGGTGGATGGACGCTGA